One region of Wyeomyia smithii strain HCP4-BCI-WySm-NY-G18 chromosome 3, ASM2978416v1, whole genome shotgun sequence genomic DNA includes:
- the LOC129730378 gene encoding zinc finger protein 600-like — protein sequence MDYNSFNDKHYSVPGHSAAGGSGFFHPNSSGGFLKVPNPSIILKQENIASGSSSGAATPPVNYSQTAPVYNEPNVHVDDSKPIYYAKPLDLQLISGPYLAHPQQSAQQAVAPFHMSHEFHHDHSNASTISSGVDPQHNSYSVQPSPVHTGVILQHNSFAPAAPAKASYCCEMCGKSFDSKVKLEKHHRTHNEEPTFECRMCEKKFRSQSTLTCHEKVHGENGVDNKYSCVTCGKVFKAQDKLQIHMRLHTGEKPYQCKICFKCFNHQSNLIVHSRIHETVKKALKCDRCNKVLDNEQRLAIHMRLHTGEKPYKCSYCDKRFNHKSTVCTHEKTVHISSNAYKCSRCHKTFNQKCQLQYHEKLQEPHVIACTMCEKVFCYKASHKEHMFKAHLPRQSKSRLLYAGNASVGEGEGSGRNKFHCNICDRRFYYKRALEMHMGVHDASLDVNVLYFSCNYCPETFTDEEPLHKHEAEHIANNTTDFMENLKSQEQLETPESGQVEGKYRCPLCFNRFDELSALRDHHKTHLCSNPEECDKCKPSLAEDCDLSQSNYDESEDNRETQCHICERVLPSFELFQNHFHYHTSRVPFYCYHCREEFHDKKELYAHTKTHAPRDAESYTCEICAKVFSTKGNFRRHLKSHEAVRAFACDRCFKQFDYKSALDSHLRKAHGIEYT from the exons ATGGATTACAATTCCTTCAATGATAAACATTA CTCTGTACCGGGTCACTCAGCTGCAGGTGGATCAGGGTTTTTCCAtcccaattcatccggtggatTTTTAAAAGTTCCAAATCCGTCAATTATATTGAAGCAAGAAAACATTGCTTCTGGTTCCAGTAGTGGAGCTGCAACACCTCCGGTAAACTACAGCCAAACTGCACCGGTATACAATGAGCCAAATGTACACGTTGACGACTCGAAGCCCATCTACTATGCAAAGCCGCTGGACCTGCAGCTAATATCAGGTCCTTATTTGGCACATCCACAGCAGAGCGCTCAACAGGCGGTGGCTCCTTTTCACATGTCCCATGAATTTCATCACGACCATTCCAATGCATCAACGATTAGTTCTGGTGTTGATCCGCAGCATAACTCGTACAGTGTGCAACCATCGCCGGTACACACCGGAGTTATTCTTCAACATAATTCCTTTGCTCCAGCGGCACCTGCTAAAGCTAGTTATTGTTGCGAAATGTGTGGCAAGAGCTTCGATTCAAAGGTAAAGCTAGAGAAGCACCATCGAACTCACAACGAAGAGCCAACGTTTGAGTGCAGGATGTGCGAGAAAAAGTTTCGCAGCCAAAGTACGCTCACCTGCCACGAAAAGGTGCACGGGGAGAATGGAGTCGACAATAAGTACTCGTGCGTCACCTGCGGAAAGGTGTTCAAAGCCCAGGACAAACTGCAAATTCACATGCGTCTGCATACGGGCGAAAAACCGTATCAATGCAAGATCTGTTTCAAATGCTTCAATCATCAGTCAAATTTGATCGTTCACTCGCGCATTCACGAGACAGTGAAAAAGGCGCTCAAATGTGATCGCTGCAACAAGGTACTGGACAACGAGCAACGATTGGCGATTCACATGAGACTGCACACCGGCGAGAAACCGTACAAATGCTCGTACTGTGATAAGAGATTTAACCACAAGAGTACCGTGTGCACGCACGAAAAAACCGTGCACATTTCTTCGAACGCATACAAGTGCTCGCGTTGTCACAAAACGTTCAACCAGAAGTGTCAACTGCAGTACCACGAAAAACTGCAGGAACCACATGTGATTGCGTGCACAATGTGTGAAAAG GTGTTCTGTTACAAGGCCAGTCACAAGGAGCACATGTTCAAGGCACATTTGCCGCGGCAGAGCAAAAGCCGGCTGCTGTATGCGGGCAATGCATCAGTTGGTGAAGGCGAAGGAAGTGGCCGGAACAAATTTCACTGCAATATCTGCGATCGTCGGTTCTATTATAAACGGGCTCTGGAGATGCACATGGGCGTTCATGATGCCTCGTTGGATGTGAACGTACTCTACTTTTCGTGCAACTATTGTCCGGAAACGTTCACCGATGAAGAGCCACTGCATAAACACGAAGCAGAACACATCGCCAATAACACCACGGATTTCATGGAAAATTTGAAATCGCAGGAGCAATTGGAAACGCCGGAAAGTGGACAAGTTGAGGGAAAGTATCGCTGTCCGCTGTGTTTCAATCGCTTTGATGAGTTGAGCGCTCTACGAGATCATCACAAGACACATTTGTGTTCGAATCCGGAAGAGTGCGATAAATGTAAACCGTCACTCGCGGAGGACTGTGACCTATCACAGAGCAACTATGACGAAAGTGAGGACAATAGGGAGACTCAATGCCACATCTGTGAACGTGTTCTACCGTCATTCGAGTTGTTCCAGAATCATTTCCACTATCACACATCACGGGTACCGTTCTACTGCTATCACTGTCGAGAAGAATTCCACGACAAGAAGGAGCTGTACGCACATACGAAAACGCACGCTCCTAGGGATGCCGAGTCGTATACCTGCGAAATCTGCGCCAAGGTCTTCTCGACCAAGGGTAACTTCCGGCGACACTTGAAATCGCACGAAGCGGTTCGCGCTTTCGCTTGCGATCGGTGCTTTAAGCAGTTTGATTATAAAAGTGCACTCGATTCTCACCTACGGAAAGCTCACGGAATCGAGTACACATGA